The following are from one region of the Tenacibaculum dicentrarchi genome:
- a CDS encoding DNA topoisomerase 3: MKVCIAEKPSVAREIANILGANTKRDGYFEGNGYAVTYTFGHLCTLLEPKDYKPHWKSWDLNNLPMLPERFNTKVTGDEGIQKQFNIVKSLFEKADVVINCGDAGTEGELIQRWVINQANYKGEVQRLWISSLTEEAIKEGFQNLKPASQYDNLYYAGFSRAIGDWLLGLNATRLYTVKFGGYKQVLSIGRVQTPTLAMLVNRFKEIQNFKPQPYWELQTLYRETLFSYEEGRFLKKEEGQIFADKVKESDFEITSVTKKKGKEYAPKLFDLTGLQVYCNNKFGFSADETLKMVQKLYEMKVVTYPRVDTTFLPNDVYPKIAGILGKLTNFNTLTKPLLGQKIKKSKRVFDDKKVTDHHAIIPTGIQNNLPYNQQQVYDIITRRFIAVFYPESDISNTAVIGKVDDISFKTTGKEILSKGWRIVFEHENNTKKTENNVLPTFIKGEKGTHQPSFLQKETKPPRNYTEASLLRSMETAGKQVDDDEMRELMKENGIGRPSTRASIIETLFRRKYIKRQKKLVIPTETGIDLIDLIDNELLKSAELTGLWEKRLKEIERGEFNAGTFINNMKKMVDELVYEVRSSNKTKRLSSDNETQKVVKKVAPQKKTIVGKECPKCKKGQLLKGSTAYGCSSYKTGCNFKLDFSFMDKKISENQLIRLIDKGCTTNLKGFKNGDEKVEGLVRFDETFNLKLEPKQAVKKNTQKDTDKITCPKCKKGTVLKGKSAYGCSDYKTGCNFVFTFDNIKKIANGQTLTKDLVLNIISNN; encoded by the coding sequence ATGAAAGTCTGTATTGCCGAAAAACCAAGTGTAGCAAGAGAAATTGCTAATATATTAGGAGCCAACACCAAACGAGATGGATATTTTGAAGGTAACGGCTATGCAGTAACCTACACTTTTGGGCATTTGTGCACACTTTTAGAGCCTAAAGATTACAAACCTCATTGGAAAAGTTGGGATTTGAATAATTTACCAATGCTTCCTGAGCGATTTAATACAAAAGTAACTGGTGATGAAGGTATTCAAAAACAGTTTAATATTGTTAAATCATTATTTGAAAAAGCCGATGTTGTTATCAATTGTGGTGATGCAGGAACTGAGGGTGAATTAATACAACGCTGGGTAATAAATCAAGCTAATTATAAAGGTGAAGTACAACGTTTATGGATTTCTTCATTAACAGAAGAAGCTATTAAAGAAGGGTTTCAGAATTTAAAACCTGCATCACAATATGATAATTTATATTATGCAGGGTTTTCACGTGCTATTGGCGACTGGTTATTAGGCTTAAATGCTACTCGATTATATACCGTTAAATTTGGAGGATACAAACAAGTACTATCTATCGGAAGAGTTCAAACTCCTACACTTGCAATGTTGGTGAATCGATTTAAAGAAATTCAAAACTTTAAACCACAACCTTATTGGGAATTACAAACCTTATACAGAGAAACACTTTTTTCTTATGAAGAAGGGCGTTTTTTAAAAAAAGAAGAAGGGCAGATTTTTGCTGATAAAGTAAAAGAAAGTGATTTTGAAATTACTTCAGTAACCAAGAAAAAAGGAAAAGAATACGCTCCTAAATTATTCGATTTAACAGGTTTACAAGTATATTGTAATAATAAATTCGGATTTTCTGCTGATGAAACATTAAAAATGGTTCAAAAGCTTTATGAAATGAAAGTTGTAACGTATCCAAGAGTTGATACCACTTTTTTACCTAATGATGTATATCCAAAAATTGCAGGTATTTTAGGAAAACTAACCAATTTCAATACCTTAACAAAACCATTATTAGGTCAGAAAATAAAGAAATCTAAAAGGGTTTTTGATGATAAAAAAGTAACTGACCACCACGCTATTATTCCAACTGGAATTCAAAATAATTTACCTTATAATCAGCAACAAGTGTACGATATTATTACACGTCGTTTTATTGCTGTTTTCTACCCTGAAAGTGATATTTCAAACACTGCTGTCATTGGAAAAGTTGATGATATTTCTTTTAAAACAACAGGAAAAGAAATTTTATCAAAAGGATGGCGTATTGTTTTTGAACATGAAAATAATACTAAAAAAACAGAAAACAATGTATTACCAACTTTTATAAAAGGAGAAAAAGGAACACACCAACCTAGTTTTTTACAAAAAGAAACCAAACCACCACGAAACTATACAGAAGCAAGTTTATTGCGTTCTATGGAAACAGCAGGAAAACAGGTCGATGATGATGAAATGCGTGAATTAATGAAGGAAAATGGTATTGGTCGTCCGTCAACTCGTGCAAGTATTATTGAAACTTTATTTAGAAGAAAATATATAAAACGACAAAAAAAATTAGTAATCCCTACTGAAACAGGAATTGATTTAATTGATTTAATTGATAACGAATTATTAAAATCTGCCGAACTTACAGGACTTTGGGAAAAACGTTTAAAAGAAATTGAACGTGGTGAATTTAATGCAGGAACATTTATCAATAACATGAAAAAAATGGTGGATGAATTGGTTTATGAAGTACGTTCAAGTAACAAAACAAAACGACTTTCTTCAGATAATGAAACTCAGAAAGTTGTAAAAAAAGTTGCTCCTCAGAAAAAAACAATCGTTGGTAAAGAATGTCCAAAATGTAAAAAAGGACAATTATTAAAAGGAAGTACCGCTTACGGATGTTCTAGCTATAAAACTGGTTGTAATTTTAAATTAGATTTTAGTTTTATGGATAAAAAAATATCTGAAAATCAATTAATTCGATTGATTGATAAAGGTTGTACTACCAATTTAAAAGGCTTCAAAAATGGAGATGAGAAAGTAGAAGGCTTAGTTCGTTTTGATGAAACTTTTAACTTAAAACTAGAGCCAAAACAAGCAGTTAAAAAAAATACACAAAAAGATACTGATAAAATTACATGTCCGAAATGTAAAAAAGGAACTGTTTTAAAAGGAAAATCTGCTTACGGATGCTCTGATTATAAAACTGGTTGTAATTTTGTATTTACTTTTGATAACATCAAAAAAATAGCCAACGGACAAACGTTGACTAAAGATTTGGTTTTAAATATTATTAGTAATAACTAA
- a CDS encoding TrmH family RNA methyltransferase: MKQISSIQNPYIKDLLKLQDKSRERKKKGLFLVEGQREISLVTKGNYQIETILFVPNMFSSDDLKTIKIAAASCIEITKEIYQKIAYRDTTEGVIAVVKTKNFSLDTIKFKTENPLVLVLESIEKPGNIGAMLRTADAANIDAVFIANPKTDLFNPNIVRSSVGCVFTNQIGVGTSEEIIAFLQEKNIHIYSATLQNSNEYHKNDYTKSTALVVGTESTGLTQIWRDKATQNINIPMQGAIDSMNVSVAAAILTFEAKRQREFKISLF; this comes from the coding sequence ATGAAACAAATTAGCAGTATCCAAAATCCTTATATTAAAGATTTATTGAAACTTCAAGATAAATCTCGTGAACGAAAAAAGAAAGGATTATTTTTAGTAGAAGGACAACGTGAAATTTCGTTAGTTACAAAAGGTAATTATCAAATAGAAACTATTTTATTTGTGCCTAATATGTTTTCTTCGGATGATTTAAAAACTATTAAAATTGCTGCTGCTTCTTGCATAGAAATTACTAAAGAAATTTATCAAAAAATAGCTTATCGTGATACTACCGAAGGCGTAATTGCGGTTGTAAAAACTAAAAATTTTAGTTTAGATACTATTAAATTTAAAACAGAGAACCCACTAGTTTTGGTGTTAGAAAGTATCGAAAAACCAGGGAATATCGGTGCAATGCTTCGTACTGCCGATGCCGCAAATATTGATGCTGTTTTTATAGCAAATCCAAAAACTGATTTATTCAATCCGAATATTGTACGCTCTAGTGTTGGTTGTGTTTTTACCAATCAAATTGGCGTTGGTACATCCGAAGAAATCATTGCTTTTTTACAAGAAAAAAACATCCATATTTACAGTGCTACTTTGCAAAATTCAAACGAATATCATAAAAACGACTATACAAAATCAACAGCTTTAGTTGTTGGTACAGAATCAACAGGATTAACCCAAATTTGGAGAGATAAAGCAACTCAAAATATAAATATACCTATGCAAGGTGCTATTGATTCTATGAATGTTTCGGTTGCTGCTGCAATTTTAACTTTTGAAGCTAAAAGACAACGAGAGTTTAAAATAAGTTTATTTTAA
- a CDS encoding WD40/YVTN/BNR-like repeat-containing protein: protein MNRFPILILVLFISFSCQKTSLKKVSSRKFKNIKISQFKQENSSIRALKIINKNEIVFAGSNGIIGTTKNGGKSWNQTQIRYQDTIIPNFRSIALTKNAVFALSIENPALLYKITADSSKIVYLEKHPKVFYNSLHFFDDKKHGIAVGDPTDKENCAAIILTSDGGNSWTKLPCNKSPKLKKGEAFYAASNTNIAIINNTVWIASGGTKARVLKSTDFGNTWEVYNTPITQGNTGDGIYSIDFYDENNGFIIGGNYTKPTDNCANKALTSDGGKTWKLVAKNQNPTYKSCVQYVPNTNGKELFAVGITGVSFSNDNGYSWRKVSEEPYYSIQFFDKNTAWLSGDKKIGKLNLNQTN from the coding sequence ATGAACCGTTTCCCTATTTTAATTTTAGTGTTATTTATTTCTTTTTCTTGTCAAAAAACTTCACTAAAAAAAGTTAGCTCTAGAAAATTTAAAAATATTAAAATCAGTCAATTTAAACAAGAAAACAGCAGTATTCGTGCACTTAAAATTATCAATAAAAATGAAATTGTTTTTGCGGGTTCAAACGGAATAATTGGTACTACTAAAAATGGCGGAAAATCTTGGAATCAAACACAAATACGTTATCAAGACACGATTATTCCTAATTTTAGAAGCATTGCCCTAACTAAAAATGCTGTTTTTGCTTTATCTATTGAAAACCCTGCATTGTTATATAAAATTACTGCCGATTCCTCAAAAATTGTCTATCTAGAAAAACATCCGAAGGTATTTTACAACAGTTTACATTTTTTTGATGATAAAAAACACGGAATTGCCGTAGGAGATCCAACAGATAAAGAAAATTGTGCGGCTATTATTTTAACTTCGGATGGCGGAAATTCTTGGACAAAATTGCCTTGTAATAAATCTCCAAAACTAAAAAAAGGAGAAGCTTTTTATGCCGCAAGCAATACCAATATTGCAATAATTAATAACACGGTTTGGATTGCTTCTGGCGGTACAAAAGCGAGGGTTTTAAAATCTACCGATTTCGGAAATACTTGGGAAGTTTATAATACACCAATTACACAAGGAAATACTGGTGATGGTATTTATTCCATTGATTTTTATGATGAAAATAACGGATTTATTATTGGAGGAAACTACACCAAACCAACCGATAATTGCGCCAACAAAGCCCTTACTTCCGACGGAGGAAAAACCTGGAAATTAGTAGCTAAAAATCAAAATCCAACCTATAAAAGTTGCGTACAATATGTACCAAACACCAATGGAAAAGAACTTTTTGCTGTCGGAATAACAGGAGTTTCATTTTCTAATGATAACGGGTATTCTTGGCGAAAAGTAAGCGAAGAGCCTTATTATAGTATTCAATTTTTTGATAAAAATACGGCATGGTTATCTGGTGATAAAAAAATAGGGAAATTAAATCTTAACCAAACTAATTAA
- a CDS encoding patatin-like phospholipase family protein, with amino-acid sequence MKKALVISGGGSKGAFAGGVAEFLMKEKKKDYDLFVGTSTGSLMVSHLALGKVDSLKKLYTNVNQKSIFSNSPFKIKIVHGEKVISIRHINTFWNFLNGRKTFGESKNLRKLIKKNVTREMYDEIREKNKEVVVTVSNLTANQIEYKAISECTYEDFCDWIWGSCNYVPFMSLLEKNGYQYADGGFGSLVPIREAILRGAKEIDAIILETEVNQINRMPAKNPFSLMLDVFGFLLEHVEKHNITIGKLSAKHHDVKLNLYYTPTVLTTNTLVFDKKLMAKWWKSGYKYAKKLDADKMTPFRPEMLENQEIK; translated from the coding sequence ATGAAAAAAGCATTGGTAATTTCTGGAGGAGGAAGCAAAGGCGCATTTGCGGGTGGTGTAGCTGAATTTTTAATGAAAGAAAAGAAAAAAGACTATGACTTATTTGTAGGAACATCAACAGGTAGTTTAATGGTTTCGCATTTAGCACTAGGAAAAGTAGATTCTTTAAAGAAACTATATACTAATGTAAATCAAAAATCTATTTTTAGTAATAGTCCTTTTAAAATAAAGATAGTTCATGGAGAAAAAGTAATATCTATTAGGCATATAAATACATTTTGGAACTTCTTAAATGGAAGAAAAACCTTTGGGGAAAGTAAAAATTTAAGAAAATTGATTAAAAAGAATGTTACTCGTGAAATGTATGATGAAATTCGTGAAAAAAATAAGGAAGTTGTGGTAACGGTGTCAAACTTAACAGCAAATCAGATTGAATATAAAGCGATTTCAGAATGTACTTACGAAGATTTTTGTGATTGGATTTGGGGCTCGTGTAATTACGTACCTTTTATGAGTTTGTTAGAAAAAAATGGCTATCAGTATGCTGATGGTGGTTTTGGAAGTTTAGTACCTATAAGAGAAGCTATTTTACGTGGTGCTAAAGAAATTGATGCGATTATTTTAGAAACTGAGGTGAATCAAATTAATAGAATGCCTGCTAAAAATCCATTTTCGCTAATGCTAGATGTTTTTGGTTTTTTGCTAGAGCATGTAGAAAAACATAATATTACCATTGGTAAATTATCTGCAAAACATCATGATGTAAAATTAAATTTATATTACACACCAACTGTTTTAACAACAAATACTTTAGTTTTTGATAAAAAATTAATGGCCAAATGGTGGAAGTCAGGATACAAATATGCTAAAAAATTAGATGCTGATAAAATGACCCCATTTAGACCTGAGATGCTTGAAAATCAAGAAATAAAATAG
- a CDS encoding S41 family peptidase — translation MKLFKAFSSTFFSLFLLISVVSCSKKAATPSDIQIQNFIWKGLNANYLWQDKVADLSDKRFTTDQELYAFLSETENPSDFFEKLLYKRNELDKWSWIVDDYLALEQSFQGTSQTTGMEFGLKRFKTNASEVFGYVRYVVSGTDADTKGIKRGMIFTQVNGTPINDKNYKELLFSNANSYTINLADYNNGDPITNTTSYTLEKSIYTENPIHIAKTIEHAGQKMGYLMYNSFTANFDSELNQTFLKFKTAGIQNLIIDLRYNGGGSVNTATRLASMITGQFTGDIFAKQRWNSKYMAVLNPDDITNKFTDKISASEAINSLNLSNIYFITTESSASASELIINGLVPHINVKTVGSKTHGKYVGSITLYDSPTFSKKDINTAHNWAMQPIVLEIVNKDNHNDKEGISPTVTRFEDFGNLGELGNKTEPLLAKTLQLISSGARGNTNNNITQLETIGSSKSNNVNYNTMYVDLK, via the coding sequence ATGAAATTATTTAAAGCATTTTCTAGTACCTTTTTCAGCTTATTTTTATTGATATCAGTTGTTTCTTGCAGTAAAAAAGCAGCAACTCCAAGTGATATTCAAATTCAAAATTTTATATGGAAAGGATTAAATGCCAATTATTTATGGCAAGATAAAGTAGCTGATTTATCCGATAAACGCTTTACAACCGACCAAGAACTATATGCTTTTTTATCAGAAACAGAAAACCCGTCAGACTTTTTTGAAAAATTATTATACAAAAGAAATGAGCTAGATAAATGGTCGTGGATTGTTGATGATTATCTTGCCTTAGAGCAATCTTTTCAAGGAACAAGCCAAACCACAGGGATGGAATTTGGCTTAAAAAGATTCAAAACAAACGCTAGCGAAGTATTTGGTTATGTTCGTTATGTTGTTTCAGGAACAGACGCCGATACTAAAGGTATTAAAAGAGGGATGATTTTCACCCAAGTAAATGGCACACCGATAAACGATAAAAATTACAAAGAATTATTATTTTCAAACGCAAATTCATACACTATTAATTTAGCCGATTATAATAATGGTGATCCAATAACAAATACAACAAGCTATACTCTTGAAAAAAGTATTTATACCGAAAACCCGATTCATATTGCCAAAACAATTGAGCATGCGGGACAAAAAATGGGCTACTTAATGTATAATAGTTTTACCGCAAATTTTGATTCTGAGTTAAACCAAACGTTTCTTAAGTTTAAAACAGCAGGTATTCAAAATTTAATTATTGATTTAAGATATAACGGCGGTGGTTCTGTAAACACAGCAACCCGATTAGCAAGTATGATTACAGGGCAATTTACAGGTGATATTTTTGCAAAACAACGCTGGAATAGTAAATATATGGCAGTTCTTAATCCTGATGATATTACCAATAAATTTACAGATAAAATAAGTGCTTCTGAAGCAATTAACAGTTTAAACCTAAGCAATATTTATTTTATTACTACAGAAAGCTCAGCATCGGCATCTGAATTAATTATTAATGGTTTAGTGCCACATATTAACGTAAAAACAGTCGGAAGTAAAACCCACGGAAAATATGTAGGTTCAATTACATTATATGACTCTCCTACTTTTAGCAAAAAAGACATTAATACAGCACATAATTGGGCAATGCAACCCATTGTTTTAGAAATTGTAAACAAAGATAATCATAACGATAAAGAAGGGATTTCACCAACAGTAACACGTTTTGAAGACTTTGGTAACTTAGGCGAATTAGGTAACAAAACCGAGCCTTTACTAGCAAAAACACTTCAACTGATAAGTTCAGGAGCTCGTGGAAATACGAATAATAACATAACTCAATTAGAAACAATTGGAAGTTCAAAATCAAACAATGTAAACTACAACACCATGTATGTTGATTTAAAATAA
- a CDS encoding DUF4252 domain-containing protein, whose translation MTKIITIIIGLIFTVNLSFGQSIFDKLEDMDDVSSVIVNKDAFEMLSKFDVNSQDNEAIEVFNMVKNLDELKVFSTKKPSVVVQMEQLLKSAVSKNNLVALMRIKDENSRVKIYVKSTKNKNFVSEVLMFIKDKKGENGKAESIIVFLTGTIDINKMSKLATTFSKDK comes from the coding sequence ATGACGAAAATTATAACAATAATAATAGGATTGATATTTACAGTAAACCTAAGTTTTGGGCAATCAATATTTGATAAACTAGAAGATATGGACGATGTATCGTCAGTAATTGTAAACAAAGATGCTTTTGAAATGCTCTCAAAATTTGATGTAAATTCACAAGATAACGAAGCTATCGAGGTTTTTAATATGGTTAAAAATTTAGACGAGTTAAAAGTATTTTCAACCAAAAAGCCAAGTGTTGTTGTTCAAATGGAACAGCTGCTTAAAAGTGCTGTTAGCAAAAATAATCTGGTAGCGTTGATGCGTATAAAAGATGAAAATTCTCGTGTAAAAATTTATGTAAAATCAACTAAAAACAAAAATTTTGTAAGTGAGGTTTTAATGTTTATAAAGGATAAAAAAGGTGAAAATGGCAAGGCAGAATCAATAATTGTATTTTTAACAGGTACTATTGATATTAATAAAATGTCAAAATTAGCAACCACTTTTTCTAAGGATAAATAA
- a CDS encoding M1 family metallopeptidase codes for MKFQSAFILILLFCTLNLFSQSTAVYHPETAKIHDLIHTKLKVDFNFKEKQLNGEAWIRLKPHFYQTDKVILDAKAMLIDKITMNNQKLAYNYDDFKLIIDLPRVYKKNEEFIIYIKYTARPEKVKQKGSTAITSAKGLYFINPTGLDKNKPTQVWTQGETEASSCWFPTIDAPNQKTSQEIYITVPDKYVTLSNGKLENQQKNSNGTRTDYWNFTQKHAPYLFFMGVGEYEIVKDTYKNIPVNYYVEKKYAPHAKAIFGNTPEMLGFFSKITGIEYPWNKYAQIVGRDYVSGAMENTTAVIHGENAYQMPGQLIDENIHENTIAHEAFHHWFGNYVTAESWSNLTVNESFANYSEYLWQEYKYGKNAADAHLLEDIEGYKNGQNFDKHLVRFNYTDKEDMFDAVSYNKGGAILHMLRNYVGDQAFYAGLKHYLTANKYGTAEAHQLRLSFEEITGKDLNWFFKQWYFNSGHPVLEISYDYNKLRKTVSVNIIQTQENDFKFPLAIDIFEGDKPTRHTVFVNDKDASFTFAFVKQPSLIQVNADGVLLCDIFENKVLSDYIYQLKYATNYQHKKEALLEVSKHQDDKKAFNAVVNSMTADFYKLRILALENISLANKKAKKNAIQKIKERAVNDSKTLVQAAAIETLGKLTDPELKSVFEKGLQSTSYAVLGKSLVAMYYIDKKLAIQKSKTLPIEVKKIIANPLTRIYLEENDDDELVFIASNVMSGMYLSQDNQIQSLYKKAYLKIAKSNNMQAIKNLSADIVSKGMQYKQYGFDKVGVNLLRELVQKQKKENHPNKLKNIEIAKMAMAQLLE; via the coding sequence ATGAAGTTTCAAAGCGCTTTTATACTGATACTCCTTTTTTGTACACTGAATTTATTTTCACAGTCGACTGCTGTTTATCATCCTGAAACAGCTAAAATTCACGATTTAATTCACACTAAATTAAAGGTTGATTTTAATTTTAAAGAAAAGCAATTAAACGGCGAGGCTTGGATAAGGTTAAAACCTCATTTTTATCAAACCGATAAGGTTATTTTAGATGCTAAAGCCATGCTTATTGATAAAATAACGATGAATAATCAAAAATTAGCCTATAATTATGATGATTTTAAATTGATTATTGATTTGCCTCGCGTCTATAAAAAAAATGAAGAATTTATCATTTATATAAAATATACGGCACGTCCTGAAAAGGTAAAACAAAAAGGAAGTACTGCTATTACTTCGGCAAAAGGATTATATTTTATAAATCCGACAGGTTTAGATAAAAATAAACCAACCCAAGTTTGGACTCAAGGGGAAACCGAAGCAAGTAGTTGTTGGTTTCCTACAATTGATGCGCCTAATCAGAAAACTTCACAAGAAATTTATATAACTGTTCCTGATAAATATGTAACATTATCGAACGGTAAATTAGAAAATCAACAGAAAAACAGCAACGGAACTCGTACCGATTATTGGAATTTTACTCAAAAACATGCGCCGTATTTATTTTTTATGGGCGTAGGCGAATATGAAATTGTAAAAGATACCTATAAGAATATCCCTGTAAATTATTATGTCGAAAAAAAATATGCACCACACGCAAAGGCTATTTTTGGAAATACGCCTGAAATGTTGGGTTTTTTCTCGAAAATTACAGGCATCGAATATCCGTGGAATAAATACGCACAAATTGTAGGGCGTGATTATGTGAGTGGTGCGATGGAAAATACTACGGCGGTAATTCATGGCGAAAATGCCTATCAAATGCCAGGGCAATTAATTGATGAAAACATCCATGAAAACACCATTGCACACGAAGCTTTTCATCATTGGTTTGGTAATTATGTAACGGCTGAAAGTTGGAGTAATTTAACGGTAAATGAGAGTTTTGCTAATTACAGCGAATATTTATGGCAGGAATATAAATATGGAAAAAATGCTGCCGATGCACATTTATTAGAAGATATTGAAGGCTATAAAAACGGGCAGAATTTTGATAAACATTTGGTGCGTTTTAATTACACTGATAAAGAAGATATGTTTGATGCTGTTAGCTATAATAAAGGTGGCGCAATTTTACATATGCTGCGAAATTATGTAGGCGATCAAGCATTTTATGCGGGTTTAAAACATTATTTAACCGCTAATAAATACGGCACTGCTGAGGCACATCAATTGCGATTATCTTTTGAAGAAATTACAGGAAAAGACTTAAATTGGTTTTTTAAGCAATGGTATTTTAATAGCGGACATCCTGTATTGGAAATTTCTTATGATTATAATAAATTACGAAAAACAGTAAGCGTAAATATAATACAAACCCAAGAAAATGACTTTAAATTTCCTTTAGCTATTGATATTTTTGAAGGTGATAAACCAACGCGTCATACTGTTTTTGTAAATGATAAAGATGCTTCTTTCACATTTGCATTTGTAAAACAACCAAGCTTAATTCAGGTAAATGCTGATGGAGTTTTATTATGTGATATTTTTGAAAATAAAGTTTTAAGCGATTATATTTATCAACTAAAATATGCGACTAATTATCAACATAAAAAAGAGGCTTTATTGGAGGTTTCTAAGCATCAAGATGATAAAAAAGCCTTTAATGCAGTTGTAAATTCTATGACTGCCGATTTTTATAAACTTAGAATTTTAGCCTTAGAAAACATTAGTTTAGCAAATAAAAAAGCTAAAAAAAATGCTATTCAAAAGATAAAAGAACGTGCTGTAAACGATTCGAAAACATTGGTGCAAGCAGCCGCTATTGAAACTTTAGGGAAATTAACCGACCCTGAATTAAAATCGGTTTTTGAAAAAGGCTTGCAAAGTACATCGTATGCAGTTTTAGGAAAATCGTTAGTAGCGATGTATTATATTGATAAAAAATTAGCAATTCAAAAATCAAAAACACTGCCTATTGAAGTGAAAAAAATTATAGCAAATCCTTTAACACGTATTTATTTAGAAGAAAATGACGACGATGAGCTTGTTTTTATCGCAAGCAATGTAATGTCAGGAATGTATTTAAGCCAAGATAATCAAATACAATCGTTGTATAAAAAGGCGTATTTAAAAATTGCAAAAAGTAATAATATGCAGGCTATTAAAAATTTATCGGCAGATATTGTTTCGAAAGGAATGCAATATAAACAATATGGTTTTGATAAAGTAGGCGTAAATTTATTGCGTGAGTTGGTGCAAAAACAAAAGAAAGAGAATCATCCTAATAAATTAAAAAATATTGAAATTGCAAAAATGGCAATGGCGCAATTATTGGAATAA
- a CDS encoding ABC transporter substrate-binding protein → MKQFLIFLIFSLFFIQCKTSKEKDSQTITANQSPIKYAKGFDIITENNQKKLIIKKVFQNSDKQFEFTLTNKTDISKNQLKVPVEKLVVTSTTHIPMLELLNSEKKLVGFPHAKYISSEKTRKRIDAGKITELGNEQSMNTEKLLDLQPELVIGFSLHPNSKLYENIKKSGIPVVFNGDWLEETPLGRAEWIKFFGVLLNKEKQADSIFNTIEKNYLEAKKTAKKSSNYPTILSGSMFKEVWNVPGGNSFTATFFKDAHLNYLWKETKNTGSLQLSFESALDKGKKANYWIGCGLYETKEQLLSANKHYKEFDALNNKNTYTIGTKKGKTGGLIYFEQSPIRPDLVLKDIIKITNPTAFPNYELTFFEKIK, encoded by the coding sequence ATGAAACAGTTTTTAATATTTCTTATTTTTTCATTATTTTTTATCCAATGTAAAACATCAAAAGAAAAAGACAGCCAAACAATAACAGCAAACCAAAGTCCTATTAAATATGCAAAAGGCTTTGATATTATTACTGAAAATAATCAGAAAAAATTAATCATTAAAAAAGTATTTCAAAACTCAGATAAACAATTTGAATTTACACTTACCAATAAAACTGATATTTCTAAAAATCAACTAAAAGTTCCTGTTGAAAAATTAGTCGTTACAAGTACTACGCATATACCGATGCTAGAACTTTTAAATAGTGAGAAAAAATTAGTCGGATTTCCACATGCAAAATATATTTCATCAGAAAAAACAAGAAAAAGAATTGATGCTGGAAAAATTACAGAATTAGGAAATGAACAAAGTATGAATACCGAAAAACTACTAGATTTACAACCCGAATTAGTTATTGGTTTCTCTTTACATCCAAATAGTAAATTATACGAAAACATTAAAAAATCAGGTATTCCTGTTGTTTTTAATGGCGATTGGTTAGAAGAAACACCTTTAGGAAGAGCCGAATGGATTAAATTTTTTGGTGTACTTTTAAATAAAGAAAAACAAGCTGATAGTATTTTTAATACGATTGAAAAAAATTATTTAGAAGCTAAAAAAACAGCTAAAAAAAGCTCTAATTATCCAACAATTTTATCAGGAAGTATGTTTAAAGAAGTTTGGAATGTTCCTGGAGGAAATAGTTTTACAGCTACTTTTTTTAAAGATGCTCATTTAAATTATTTATGGAAAGAAACTAAAAATACGGGTAGTTTACAATTAAGTTTTGAGAGTGCTTTAGATAAAGGAAAAAAAGCAAATTACTGGATTGGTTGTGGTTTATACGAAACAAAAGAACAATTATTAAGTGCGAATAAACATTATAAAGAATTCGATGCTTTAAATAATAAAAATACTTATACTATCGGTACAAAAAAAGGAAAAACAGGTGGACTTATCTATTTTGAACAATCACCAATTAGACCCGATTTAGTTTTAAAAGATATCATCAAAATTACCAATCCAACCGCATTTCCCAATTATGAATTGACCTTTTTTGAAAAAATAAAATAA